The Aureispira anguillae genome contains a region encoding:
- a CDS encoding LuxR C-terminal-related transcriptional regulator, translating into MSDKEYFSNLYEIASDLNKEFSLQAALRKALEKTVDLLNLETGWIWLVQQDNKSVYLAASYNLPPALSNFPERLSGWCYCIEKYLSNAFSEAKNISEIACSRLKDIKVDTRDLKFHATVPIFVQGEKAGLLNLMSKEKQQLKEKELTLLNTISELIGMAIQRTRLLDTAGASPSKTQAATSELLERVFNPRLTLLLANLDALKALHTQAGKSSEYIQMSLELTREMQQQLSLINDAFLEGQIGTKQENNFHYPASSLTSRELEVLGLVKKGYTNKKIGAQLFIAERTVKFHISSILSKLYATTRTEAVDTALRRGLISL; encoded by the coding sequence ATGAGTGACAAAGAATATTTTTCAAATTTGTATGAAATAGCCAGTGATTTGAATAAGGAGTTTTCTCTCCAAGCAGCACTGCGAAAGGCTTTAGAAAAGACGGTTGATTTATTGAACCTCGAAACAGGCTGGATTTGGTTGGTTCAACAGGATAATAAATCGGTTTATCTTGCTGCTTCCTATAATCTCCCTCCTGCTCTAAGTAATTTTCCAGAACGTTTATCGGGCTGGTGTTACTGCATTGAAAAATATTTGTCCAATGCCTTTTCAGAAGCAAAGAACATTAGTGAAATTGCTTGTTCTCGCTTGAAAGATATAAAAGTAGATACCCGTGATTTGAAATTCCATGCTACGGTTCCTATTTTTGTTCAGGGAGAAAAAGCAGGTTTGTTAAACCTGATGAGCAAAGAAAAGCAACAACTAAAAGAAAAAGAACTCACCTTGTTGAATACCATTAGTGAATTAATTGGAATGGCAATTCAGAGAACAAGACTTTTGGACACTGCTGGAGCGAGTCCATCTAAAACACAAGCAGCGACAAGCGAATTATTAGAGCGTGTTTTTAATCCACGGCTGACCTTGCTTCTAGCCAACTTAGATGCGCTAAAAGCACTCCATACCCAAGCGGGGAAATCATCCGAATATATCCAAATGTCTTTGGAGTTAACTCGTGAAATGCAGCAGCAATTATCCCTAATAAATGATGCGTTTTTAGAAGGGCAAATAGGGACTAAGCAAGAGAATAATTTTCATTACCCAGCTTCTTCCTTAACCAGTAGAGAACTCGAAGTGCTAGGACTGGTTAAAAAAGGCTACACCAATAAAAAAATAGGAGCGCAACTCTTTATTGCAGAGCGAACGGTGAAGTTTCATATTTCTTCTATCCTCTCCAAATTATATGCTACTACCAGAACAGAAGCGGTAGATACTGCTTTGCGTCGTGGTTTAATTAGCCTTTGA
- a CDS encoding SDR family NAD(P)-dependent oxidoreductase, whose translation MITARSAEQLLEAKNKLSNYTQVVAISGDVRDEIHLLELADVLGRKGWKLDLVVNNASYLGESPMKKILEHSIDSMHLVLHTNMIAPISLLQKLQSFLNPKAKIINVSSDAAKEIYETWGIYGAAKAGLDHLTAVLGIEYPQFYFYAFDPGDMRTDMHQDAFPNEDISDRPLPQEFAVPALLQLIQKNVPSGRYSFNAKMTENYEHTNQ comes from the coding sequence TTGATTACAGCTAGAAGTGCAGAACAGTTGCTAGAGGCAAAAAATAAATTATCTAATTATACGCAAGTTGTGGCAATATCAGGCGATGTTAGAGATGAAATTCATTTGTTGGAACTCGCTGATGTATTGGGACGAAAAGGGTGGAAACTGGACTTAGTGGTTAACAATGCTTCTTATTTAGGAGAATCTCCCATGAAAAAAATATTGGAACATTCTATTGACAGTATGCATTTGGTTTTGCATACCAATATGATTGCCCCGATTTCCCTTTTGCAAAAACTACAATCCTTCCTAAATCCCAAAGCAAAGATCATCAATGTTAGTAGTGATGCTGCCAAAGAAATCTATGAAACTTGGGGGATTTATGGTGCTGCTAAAGCAGGGTTGGATCATCTGACAGCTGTTCTAGGGATAGAATATCCTCAATTCTATTTTTATGCTTTTGATCCAGGGGATATGCGTACGGATATGCATCAAGATGCTTTTCCGAATGAAGATATTTCTGATCGACCACTGCCTCAAGAATTTGCAGTTCCTGCACTACTCCAATTGATCCAAAAAAATGTTCCAAGCGGACGTTATTCATTTAACGCTAAAATGACTGAAAATTATGAACACACTAATCAATAA
- a CDS encoding S-adenosylmethionine:tRNA ribosyltransferase-isomerase, which produces MNTLINKIIEFDLPKHLACPKPTEQRNIARDGVRLLVTNNKMEHYHDTFSELENYLEAGDVLVVNTSATLPSAFELTLPNGKPAKLHLSTKLNAKDWLVEIRAILGTKTIRWKEGQEGMQFKLPNGANLVLKKRFYKNQQFLDLWIAELQMEENEMDYMQTYGQPIKYTQLDNPFPMDYYQTFFSYHPGSAEMPSAGRGFTSELVSRLAKKGVLFVPILLHTGISSLEENEKPYPEYMEISPLAALLINKAKEEGRRVIAVGTTAIRAIESAAKESGRVAEFRGNTELFIHESYRMKVTDGLLTGFHEPKASHLNILQALVGYQHLKMAYEKAIEANYFWHQFGDLHLILAD; this is translated from the coding sequence ATGAACACACTAATCAATAAAATCATAGAGTTTGACTTGCCAAAACACTTAGCTTGCCCCAAGCCTACAGAACAGAGAAACATAGCTAGAGATGGGGTTCGTTTATTGGTAACCAATAATAAAATGGAACACTATCACGATACCTTTAGTGAACTAGAAAATTACTTGGAAGCAGGCGATGTACTCGTTGTGAATACCTCTGCAACGCTACCTTCTGCTTTTGAATTAACATTACCCAATGGTAAACCTGCCAAATTGCATTTGAGTACAAAGCTAAACGCCAAGGATTGGTTGGTTGAAATAAGAGCAATTTTAGGCACTAAGACAATTCGTTGGAAAGAAGGGCAGGAGGGGATGCAATTTAAATTGCCTAATGGGGCGAATCTTGTTTTGAAAAAAAGGTTTTATAAGAATCAGCAATTTTTAGATTTGTGGATAGCCGAACTGCAAATGGAGGAAAACGAAATGGATTATATGCAAACCTATGGGCAACCCATCAAGTATACACAGTTGGATAATCCCTTCCCAATGGACTATTATCAGACGTTTTTCTCTTACCATCCAGGAAGTGCAGAAATGCCTTCGGCTGGCAGAGGCTTTACGTCTGAATTGGTGAGCCGATTGGCTAAAAAGGGTGTTTTGTTTGTGCCTATTTTATTGCACACGGGAATTTCTAGTCTAGAAGAAAACGAAAAACCGTACCCCGAATATATGGAAATAAGCCCTTTAGCAGCGTTGTTGATCAATAAGGCAAAAGAAGAGGGACGGAGAGTTATTGCGGTAGGAACTACAGCAATCCGTGCTATCGAAAGTGCTGCTAAAGAATCTGGAAGGGTAGCAGAATTTAGAGGAAATACCGAGTTGTTTATTCACGAATCCTATCGTATGAAAGTAACGGATGGCTTATTGACGGGCTTTCATGAACCTAAAGCTTCTCATCTGAATATTTTGCAAGCGTTGGTTGGTTATCAACATCTAAAAATGGCTTATGAGAAAGCAATTGAGGCAAATTATTTTTGGCATCAGTTTGGAGATCTGCATTTGATTTTGGCAGACTAA
- a CDS encoding alkaline phosphatase D family protein, translating into MKQLFLFFTLSMMFSACLTSHQPSSTLAEETFCIAFGSCSNQKKEQPILHLVADRNPNVFIYLGDNIYGDTRDMNELQQKYDRLAAKPEFQRLKKSCQILATWDDHDYGENDAGRYYPFKEASKEIFLNFWEEPKSSERWQHKGIYHAVMLENAPLKIQVILLDTRSFRDNLTERKKEKKNAYKNDYQPTLSADSTFLGAAQWAWLENQLKQTADLRIIASSNQFAHEYNGWESWTNVPHEQKRMLQLIQKTQANGVVFISGDVHWGELSKYDNPYTYPIYDITSSGLTQSWHKTEPNKNRIGFPIRKNNFGCIEIKKDKATQLTFKIINKQNSTVVQHQIDLSELAF; encoded by the coding sequence ATGAAACAACTTTTTCTCTTTTTTACGCTAAGTATGATGTTTAGTGCTTGTTTGACATCACATCAACCCTCTAGCACACTAGCAGAAGAAACCTTCTGTATTGCCTTTGGTTCTTGTAGCAATCAGAAGAAAGAACAACCAATTCTACATTTAGTAGCAGACAGAAACCCAAATGTGTTTATCTATTTAGGCGATAATATCTATGGAGATACCCGTGATATGAACGAGTTACAACAAAAATACGATCGATTGGCTGCTAAGCCTGAGTTTCAACGGCTAAAAAAAAGCTGCCAGATTTTAGCAACTTGGGACGATCACGATTATGGAGAGAATGATGCAGGGCGTTATTATCCATTCAAAGAAGCGTCTAAAGAAATCTTTTTAAACTTTTGGGAAGAACCTAAAAGCTCTGAGCGTTGGCAACACAAGGGAATTTATCATGCTGTTATGCTAGAAAATGCTCCTTTAAAAATCCAAGTTATTCTATTAGATACACGCAGTTTTAGAGATAATCTGACCGAACGCAAAAAAGAAAAAAAGAATGCTTATAAAAATGACTATCAACCTACCTTATCAGCTGACTCTACTTTTTTGGGAGCAGCTCAATGGGCTTGGTTAGAAAACCAATTAAAACAGACCGCAGATTTGCGCATCATTGCCTCTAGCAATCAGTTTGCACATGAATACAATGGTTGGGAATCCTGGACCAATGTTCCCCATGAACAAAAACGAATGCTCCAACTCATCCAAAAAACCCAAGCCAATGGGGTTGTTTTTATATCGGGTGATGTCCATTGGGGGGAACTCTCCAAATACGACAATCCTTACACCTACCCTATCTATGATATAACCTCTAGTGGTTTAACTCAGAGTTGGCACAAAACAGAACCCAATAAAAATAGAATTGGCTTTCCGATTCGGAAGAATAATTTTGGATGCATTGAGATAAAAAAGGATAAAGCAACTCAATTAACCTTCAAAATAATCAACAAACAAAACTCAACCGTCGTGCAACATCAAATTGATTTATCTGAACTTGCTTTCTAA
- a CDS encoding DUF1801 domain-containing protein has translation MMQNVKFDSLDEFFDFLPEQERMIVRYLRRIVLECIPDCTEKLSYNVPYFKRHTNICFIWPAAVFWGKKQSYEGVRLGFTNGHLMYDDINYLEKGTRKYVYWRDFKTLEEIDLDILRAYLYDAVRVDEEKLALKKQKKQ, from the coding sequence ATGATGCAAAATGTAAAATTTGATAGCTTAGATGAGTTTTTCGATTTTTTGCCCGAACAAGAGCGAATGATTGTGCGTTATTTGCGTCGCATTGTCTTAGAATGCATTCCAGATTGTACCGAAAAGTTATCCTATAATGTACCTTATTTTAAGCGACATACTAATATCTGTTTTATTTGGCCAGCAGCTGTATTTTGGGGCAAAAAGCAAAGTTATGAAGGAGTACGTCTAGGCTTTACGAACGGTCATTTGATGTATGATGACATTAATTACTTGGAAAAAGGCACCCGAAAATATGTTTATTGGAGGGATTTTAAAACACTGGAAGAAATTGACCTAGATATTTTAAGGGCTTATCTATACGATGCCGTCCGAGTAGATGAAGAAAAATTAGCCCTCAAAAAGCAAAAGAAGCAATAA
- a CDS encoding caspase family protein has protein sequence MEKKNCYALFIGIDNYDNALVPNLSGCIKDAQHLATYIQNNLNSAEYTLHLKTLFTGTENAPTRQNIISHIRNHLGQATAKDMVLLFYAGHGSKEKAHPNFYEADGNFQTLVPSDARTNNKDGQLVKNILDKELRFLFYELWKAQQPELIYIQDSCHSTGATRHAELLTTVTKDLHQIEQELAQEEQAPVSWAQPVPRFTEPTDYEKSGSLWANPDVDALMDAYTAFRTAPDLLQTVVTNIQADQPAFDAILPMAEHIHLAACDKHEFAYEIPNKGGVFTSNLVAVLTASQNTISYHDLFNRIRMNIGGVYQQTPDLFVNNPNFAKRHEIFLGNLLQHGQRSKQRDIDVFKGFYPLVPKGRTNWQIKAGELELLPSLEGNIKAIPIEVFLQDQQPIGKANAVIDYVASGYSQVTFTTANFDRRKHRNQLYAMVPPQYMRRWRVPVFVETQSEGENIEQLFEQYPPRKNLKNFQSDGGPAIRLVDQQAAADFVLKAEEGWLYLYSKENSFLFKAAAIEYEKNGQTITLPFIQKPNDTAFYKYKKGVETPIEWKDNYLITTSLPPALPPIFEYLSLVYHNNPSKNIRVFCTQATQKNAFINFQETQQKILSYYTPFINWTTMDKAQFVIRTKADGFAVYPCQNQQISPVPAFRQTDGLSDKDGFRIILALQKICKWRTVQNLYNKLQVQTLNNHQFEFLVKIYNRPLIQTVDALPDYNLPHRSITIQSWKEEHFQQAERGLTQSINDLQKEVLPIHFLVNPQDPSIVLLDLSLSIKHLIGDQNVYVSTLLLDSNYGVLPLQQTMGNNLLPPKNAQTDSTGTLVLNGLKIRKPQQMNLFSQEIQQATFYIKILIAYQRFDVSGFLQTGLPAPTLIQSKARNSSSNKHRAILKKPPKTEDTGSWLSFTIPLVITNNQ, from the coding sequence ATGGAAAAAAAAAATTGTTATGCCCTTTTTATAGGCATTGATAATTATGACAATGCACTTGTTCCAAATTTAAGTGGCTGCATCAAAGATGCTCAACATCTAGCTACTTATATTCAAAACAACTTAAATAGTGCGGAATATACCCTGCATCTAAAAACCCTATTTACAGGAACAGAAAATGCTCCTACTCGCCAAAATATCATTAGCCATATTCGAAATCATCTCGGACAGGCAACCGCCAAGGACATGGTCTTGCTTTTTTATGCAGGTCATGGCTCCAAGGAAAAAGCACATCCGAATTTTTATGAAGCGGATGGTAATTTTCAAACCTTGGTTCCTTCTGATGCTCGTACAAACAATAAGGATGGACAATTGGTTAAAAATATCTTAGACAAAGAATTGCGTTTTTTATTCTATGAACTATGGAAAGCGCAGCAACCCGAATTGATTTACATTCAAGATTCTTGTCATTCTACAGGAGCTACCCGACATGCTGAGCTATTAACGACAGTCACCAAAGATTTGCATCAAATTGAACAGGAACTAGCGCAAGAGGAACAAGCCCCTGTTTCTTGGGCACAACCTGTCCCTCGTTTTACAGAGCCTACTGATTATGAAAAAAGTGGCAGCCTTTGGGCAAATCCCGATGTTGATGCTCTGATGGATGCCTATACTGCTTTTCGAACGGCTCCAGATTTACTTCAAACCGTTGTTACCAATATTCAAGCTGACCAGCCTGCCTTTGATGCGATCCTTCCAATGGCAGAACACATCCATCTAGCAGCCTGTGACAAGCATGAATTTGCCTATGAAATCCCTAATAAGGGAGGTGTCTTTACCAGCAATTTGGTCGCAGTCTTAACGGCTAGTCAGAATACGATTTCTTATCATGATTTATTCAATAGAATTAGAATGAATATTGGCGGCGTCTATCAACAAACGCCTGATTTATTTGTCAATAACCCCAATTTTGCAAAACGTCACGAAATTTTCTTAGGGAATTTACTTCAACATGGACAACGTTCAAAGCAGCGAGATATTGACGTATTCAAAGGCTTTTATCCCTTGGTTCCTAAGGGGCGAACAAATTGGCAGATCAAAGCTGGAGAATTAGAATTATTACCTAGTTTAGAAGGCAATATTAAAGCCATTCCTATTGAAGTTTTTCTGCAAGATCAACAACCCATTGGCAAAGCTAATGCAGTCATTGATTATGTGGCTTCGGGGTATAGCCAAGTTACTTTTACAACCGCTAATTTTGATCGACGCAAACATCGCAATCAACTTTATGCAATGGTTCCTCCGCAGTATATGCGTCGCTGGCGGGTGCCTGTTTTTGTAGAAACACAGTCGGAAGGAGAAAATATTGAGCAGCTTTTTGAGCAATATCCTCCCCGAAAAAATCTCAAAAACTTTCAAAGTGATGGCGGTCCTGCAATACGGCTAGTCGATCAACAGGCAGCTGCCGATTTTGTACTTAAGGCAGAAGAAGGCTGGCTGTATTTATACTCAAAAGAAAATTCGTTCCTTTTTAAGGCAGCGGCTATAGAATATGAAAAAAATGGGCAAACCATCACGCTTCCTTTTATTCAGAAACCTAATGATACTGCTTTTTACAAATACAAAAAAGGGGTAGAAACGCCCATAGAATGGAAGGACAATTATTTAATAACAACTAGTTTGCCTCCTGCTCTCCCTCCCATTTTTGAATATCTTTCGTTGGTATACCACAACAATCCCAGTAAAAACATACGTGTATTTTGTACACAAGCTACACAAAAAAATGCCTTTATAAACTTTCAAGAAACACAGCAAAAAATCCTAAGCTATTATACGCCTTTTATCAATTGGACAACGATGGACAAGGCACAATTTGTGATCCGAACAAAAGCAGATGGCTTTGCCGTTTATCCTTGTCAAAATCAACAAATCAGTCCTGTTCCTGCCTTTCGCCAAACCGATGGACTAAGCGATAAGGATGGTTTTAGAATCATTCTAGCCCTTCAAAAAATATGCAAATGGAGAACCGTCCAAAACTTATACAACAAGCTCCAAGTCCAAACGTTGAACAATCATCAGTTCGAATTTCTTGTTAAGATTTATAATCGCCCACTCATTCAAACCGTAGATGCGCTTCCTGATTATAACCTTCCACATCGTTCCATTACCATACAAAGCTGGAAGGAGGAACATTTTCAACAAGCAGAACGAGGACTTACCCAATCCATCAACGATTTACAAAAGGAGGTTTTGCCCATTCATTTTCTAGTCAACCCTCAAGATCCTTCTATTGTCTTATTGGATCTTAGTTTGAGTATTAAACACCTAATAGGAGATCAAAATGTTTATGTTTCTACCCTATTATTAGATAGTAACTATGGAGTCTTGCCTTTACAACAAACCATGGGAAATAATTTACTACCGCCTAAAAATGCGCAGACAGATTCAACAGGAACGCTAGTATTGAATGGATTAAAAATTCGAAAACCTCAGCAAATGAATCTTTTTTCTCAAGAAATACAGCAAGCTACTTTTTATATCAAAATTCTAATTGCTTACCAACGCTTTGATGTATCGGGGTTCTTACAAACAGGCTTACCAGCTCCAACTCTTATTCAATCCAAAGCAAGAAATAGCAGTTCGAATAAACATAGAGCCATTCTAAAAAAACCGCCTAAAACAGAAGATACAGGAAGCTGGCTATCTTTTACCATTCCGCTTGTTATAACCAACAACCAATAA
- a CDS encoding glycosyltransferase family protein, translating to MFQFKKENIYNYLILLLSSVFLFYFYGAVLEAPNEILFSKYGDGFWQYFNFTSYVKHSESYLEHTVSNYPYGEHIVYFDGQPFFGAILHFLVGYFPFLGNYTIGILNGIAMFCIWWTPFLLFGILRRLEVRPILSVWGAIGITFLEPQVFRLLGHFSLSYSCAIPLTVYLLLRIHERKSVIFWTFLLLLSNLIWLYTHPYLGLMCCLLAGSIFFFYWLAYFKTIARNLSYYIVAFSGALSPIVIFQTVIKLTDEHTAKPEDVYGIFNYCGEPDDVFLPNHPPFRPLLETLSGTTFNQTWEGWAYIGITTILTLSIAFILLIVQKIRKRNPTLLQPISPLVTIAFWASVPILFLSWAFPFTHFPELLDYATPLKQFRSLGRFAWVFYYISTLTSIYLIHRAALFLEQKNKKGLAGLLMFLAPLLYMIEGYSAHIEVANIISQCPNYFLEKYQPQVLKEGFKKINFDDYQAILPLPYYYLGSGNYYRTTLGGTTQMAMLAAAHSGIPTASTIVSRGDVWEGRNLIQLVSPPYYEKKIQADFPSKKPFLITRSNNLEKLNAYEQMIFDRARLLSIDEWGYALYEIDFDDLFANDCNLVLDQFDQVRNSLYPKNGWLVKDSTAYLFYEDFEAQTAPHTFRGKGAFSAPKAGSGNIIKVPLPQQTQTETYYIKAWVYNGSIDAMNYFLVMAFGDGIKNLGHARPDNAAVINGDWSLIEFSVNIPPNKYKELHINRYSDLSSNKTVYIDDLLIYTGSGPVYKIINEENNQVNELIYNGHNIVRPQ from the coding sequence ATGTTCCAATTCAAGAAAGAAAATATCTACAACTATCTGATTTTATTGTTGTCTTCTGTTTTTCTATTTTATTTTTATGGAGCAGTTTTAGAAGCACCTAACGAAATTTTATTTTCAAAATATGGAGATGGTTTTTGGCAGTACTTCAATTTCACGTCTTACGTCAAACATAGCGAAAGTTATTTAGAACACACTGTCTCTAACTATCCTTATGGGGAGCATATTGTTTATTTTGATGGCCAGCCCTTTTTTGGCGCTATTCTGCACTTTTTAGTTGGATACTTTCCCTTTTTAGGCAACTATACCATAGGCATTCTCAATGGAATTGCGATGTTCTGTATTTGGTGGACTCCTTTTTTGCTGTTTGGCATTTTACGACGGCTTGAAGTACGCCCTATACTATCCGTCTGGGGAGCCATTGGCATTACTTTTTTAGAGCCACAAGTATTTAGACTCTTGGGGCATTTTTCGTTGTCTTATTCCTGCGCTATTCCGTTAACAGTATACCTTTTGCTTCGAATTCATGAGCGAAAAAGCGTAATATTTTGGACGTTTCTACTGCTGTTGAGCAACTTAATTTGGCTGTATACCCACCCTTATTTAGGATTAATGTGCTGTCTATTGGCTGGTTCTATTTTCTTTTTTTACTGGTTGGCTTACTTCAAAACAATTGCCCGTAATCTAAGTTATTATATCGTTGCCTTTTCAGGAGCATTATCCCCAATTGTTATTTTTCAAACGGTCATAAAACTCACCGATGAACACACGGCAAAGCCAGAAGATGTTTATGGTATTTTTAACTATTGTGGCGAACCTGACGATGTATTTTTGCCCAATCACCCACCTTTTAGACCACTTCTTGAAACATTATCTGGCACCACTTTTAATCAGACATGGGAAGGATGGGCTTATATAGGCATCACAACAATTTTAACCTTATCCATCGCTTTTATTCTACTTATTGTTCAAAAAATAAGAAAACGTAATCCTACGTTACTACAGCCTATTTCACCACTTGTAACAATCGCATTTTGGGCTTCTGTTCCTATTTTATTCTTGTCTTGGGCCTTTCCATTTACTCATTTTCCCGAATTATTAGATTATGCAACACCCCTAAAGCAATTCCGTTCGCTGGGGCGATTTGCCTGGGTTTTCTACTATATATCGACCTTAACAAGCATTTATTTAATTCATCGTGCGGCTTTATTTTTAGAACAAAAAAACAAAAAGGGGCTAGCAGGTTTGCTCATGTTTCTCGCCCCATTACTCTATATGATAGAAGGGTATTCTGCTCATATAGAAGTAGCCAATATCATTAGCCAATGTCCCAATTATTTTTTGGAAAAATACCAACCTCAAGTACTCAAAGAGGGCTTTAAGAAAATTAATTTTGACGATTATCAAGCCATACTTCCGCTGCCCTATTATTATTTAGGTTCTGGCAATTATTACCGCACTACCCTTGGCGGAACCACTCAAATGGCAATGTTAGCAGCAGCTCATTCAGGAATTCCTACGGCTAGTACAATTGTTTCTCGTGGCGATGTCTGGGAAGGTAGAAATTTGATCCAGTTGGTTTCTCCTCCTTATTATGAAAAGAAAATCCAAGCAGATTTCCCTTCTAAAAAGCCATTTTTAATTACTCGTTCCAACAACTTGGAAAAACTGAATGCCTATGAGCAAATGATTTTTGATCGTGCTCGTTTGTTATCAATTGACGAATGGGGGTATGCCCTGTATGAAATTGATTTTGACGATCTTTTTGCCAACGATTGCAATTTGGTTTTGGATCAATTTGACCAAGTTAGAAATTCCTTATATCCCAAAAATGGTTGGTTGGTCAAAGATAGTACTGCCTATTTATTTTATGAAGATTTTGAAGCCCAGACAGCTCCTCACACGTTTCGAGGTAAAGGAGCGTTTTCCGCTCCCAAAGCTGGTTCTGGAAACATTATTAAGGTTCCCCTTCCCCAACAAACCCAAACAGAAACCTATTACATCAAGGCTTGGGTTTATAATGGTTCTATCGATGCCATGAACTATTTCCTAGTGATGGCCTTTGGAGATGGAATAAAAAATTTAGGTCATGCCCGTCCTGATAATGCTGCCGTTATTAATGGAGATTGGTCGCTGATTGAGTTTAGTGTCAATATTCCACCCAATAAATATAAAGAGCTACATATCAACCGCTACAGCGACCTTAGTTCTAACAAGACTGTTTACATTGATGATTTGCTAATCTACACGGGTTCTGGTCCTGTTTATAAGATTATTAATGAAGAAAACAACCAAGTTAATGAGTTAATTTATAATGGGCACAACATTGTTCGTCCCCAATAG
- a CDS encoding alpha/beta hydrolase has translation MPSLSARLVFLVLKIKGVKKIFSQNPIPYKKLRKDDIKIPSKRILSGNSSKQFKVLDTTITLIKPKNIKKTDFLILYCPGGAFVSGPNLLSWEGISKLVKQTKITAWMLDYPKAPEATIRQTTKNIQAVYTEALKTYAAANIILMGDSAGGNLVLTLTQYLIQNALPLPNRLIAISPVLDSSLSNAAIDAIDPLDPMLSKQGVLSAKQMSRGDLAAKDPLISPLYGSFKGFPPVHLFMGEKDILFPDQQLGCEKMSNEGVDLEVVVGVGMPHIWPFLPVMKEAKIALNQIAKIITIHTH, from the coding sequence ATGCCTAGTCTATCTGCTCGTTTAGTCTTTTTGGTATTAAAAATAAAAGGAGTAAAAAAAATATTTTCACAAAATCCAATTCCCTATAAGAAATTAAGGAAAGATGATATTAAGATTCCATCCAAAAGGATCTTAAGCGGTAATTCATCTAAGCAATTTAAGGTTTTGGATACAACTATAACCCTTATAAAGCCTAAGAATATAAAGAAAACAGACTTTTTGATACTTTATTGTCCAGGAGGAGCTTTTGTGAGTGGTCCAAACTTATTGAGTTGGGAGGGTATTTCCAAATTGGTTAAACAGACAAAAATTACAGCATGGATGCTAGACTATCCCAAAGCACCAGAAGCAACAATAAGGCAAACGACCAAGAATATTCAGGCAGTTTATACAGAAGCGCTCAAAACTTATGCAGCTGCTAATATTATTCTAATGGGCGATTCTGCTGGTGGGAATCTAGTGCTGACACTGACTCAATATTTGATACAAAATGCCCTGCCTTTACCCAATAGATTGATCGCTATTAGTCCCGTTTTGGATAGCAGTTTGTCGAATGCTGCGATTGATGCTATCGATCCCCTAGACCCGATGTTAAGTAAGCAAGGAGTGTTGTCTGCTAAACAAATGAGTAGGGGTGATCTAGCGGCTAAAGATCCTTTAATTTCTCCTTTGTATGGTAGCTTTAAGGGCTTTCCTCCTGTGCATCTATTTATGGGCGAAAAAGATATTTTGTTTCCAGATCAGCAGCTAGGTTGTGAAAAAATGAGCAATGAGGGCGTAGACTTAGAGGTTGTTGTTGGGGTAGGAATGCCACATATATGGCCATTTTTACCTGTTATGAAAGAAGCAAAAATAGCGTTAAATCAAATCGCAAAAATTATTACGATACATACCCATTAA